TGGCGAAAGGCTTGGACAGGGAAGAGAGAATGTCAAGGACTTTCTGCGTCAGCATCCAGATATTGCTGCAGAGATTGAGAGCAAAGTGCGCAATCTGGTTCTGGTCTCGAAAGACAAGACCAAGGGCGCTCAGGACGACAGCATGAATGATGAGTAGAAAGCAGGCCTCATCGAAAAAAAGTGTGCTAGGTGCTGCGCTGGATTTCTTGAGCCGCAGGCGGCTGTCTGCCAGCCAGCTTGCCGGCAGACTGGAGGCTAAAGGCTATTCCGCAGAGGAAAATGCTGAAGCTCTCCGAAAGCTAGAAGAATGGAAATATATTGATGACCGGCAATATGCCTTGTCTTATATTAAAAGTAAGGAAACAAGGTTTTCCCGGACCAGAATATGTATTGAACTGCAAAAAGCTGGTCTGGACGATCGGATGATCTCTTGCGTCATGGATGAATACTTTCCCGAGCAGCAGGAGGTTGAAAACTGCCTGCTGCTTGGCCGTAAAATGTTTGAGCAGGAGTATAGGAAATACCAGAAAAAATCCCTAAACGATCAAAACAGAAGTATCCCTCCAAAAGAGTTATACTTAAGGAAAAAGGTCGGGGACAAGCTTTTAGCGAAGGGCTATCAATTGGATATAGTCAAAAAAGTACTTGGAGAGATTATTATTTTCGATAATCTGTAAGTATTTAGTATACTTTGTTATCCCACCAACTTGACATTATTTGCACATTTCATTAAACTAATATTAAATGGATCTGTTTCTAGTAAATTTTTAACCTTTCAAGGTTTTCTCTTATATTAAACTGAACATCTCAGCTGCACCGGGTATCGGTGTAGCTATATTTAAGGGAAAAATAATCGAACGAGGGTTATAGATTTTACGGAACTGGTCTGACCAGTTTTTTGTTATTTTTACGAAATATTTAATACTATAATTAAAGGAGGTGAAGCTTTGGAAATATCAGGCTTAATTGCAGTTGTTATTGTACTCGCCGGATTGGCGATTGGCAGTCTGATCGGCTGGTTCATACGCAAATCATCTGCGGAAAAAATGATTGGATCTGCTGAAATAGAAGCAAAAAGGCTTTTAAAGAATGCTGAGGCAGAAGCTGAAGCCAAAAAAAGGGAAAAAATCGTTGCAGCTAAAGAAGAGGTTATGCAGCTTCGCAATGATATTGAAAAAGAGACCAGAGAAAGACGTAGCGAGATCCAACGTATGGAAAGACGCAATCTTCAGAAGGAAGAAACCCTTGAAAGAAAAACCGAAGCTCTGGAACGTAAGGAAGAAAATTTACATCGCAGAGAATCAGACGTTGAAAAACAAAAACTTGATTTAAATGAACTCCTGGCTAAACAGGTAGCTGAGCTGGAGAGGCTTTCCGGTCTGACTCCTGAAGAAGCCAAACAATTGCTGCTAAAAAGTGTCGAGGAAGAAGTACGTTACGAATCGGCAATCATGATTAAGGAATATGAGACCCGGACAAAAGAAGAAGCTGAAAAACGCGCTAAAGATATTATTTCTTTGGCTATACATCGTTGTGCGGCAGACCATGTCGTTGAAAGCACAGTTTCAGTGGTTGCCCTGCCGAACGATGAAATGAAAGGCCGTATCATTGGCCGAGAGGGCCGGAATATCAGAGCTCTTGAGACTTTAACGGGCATTGATTTGATTATTGACGATACGCCTGAGGCCGTTATTCTGTCAGGATTTGATCCGATCAGAAGAGAAGTTGCCAGAGTCGCTCTGGAAAAACTGATTTTGGACGGACGTATTCATCCGGCCAGAATTGAAGAGATGGTTGAAAAGGCGCAGAAGGAAGTTGACCAGAAAATCAGGGAAGAAGGGGAACAGGCAACCTTCGAAACCGGGGTTCACGGTATACATCCAGAACTGATTAGACTGCTTGGCCGGCTGCGTTTCAGAACCAGTTACGGACAAAATGTTTTGAGACACTCTATCGAGGTATCCCATCTGGCCGGGTTAATGGCTTCCGAACTTGGTGTTGATGTCCAGACCGCAAAACGCGCCGGACTTTTGCATGACATCGGCAAAGCCGTTGACCATGATACCGAAGGCACGCATGTCGAGATTGGCGTTGATCTCTGCAAAAAGTACAAGGAATCATGGGATATCATTCACGCGATTGAGGCCCATCACGGCGACACTGAACCCAAGACAATTGTCGCAGTACTTGTTGCCGCTGCAGATGCGGTATCAGCTGCCAGACCTGGTGCCAGACGCGAAACTTTGGAATCCTACATTAAAAGGCTTCAGAAGCTTGAGGAAATTGCCGAGACATTTGAAGGCGTTGAAAAATCCTACGCGATTCAGGCCGGCAGAGAGATTCGCATTATTGTGAATCCGGAGAAGATTGATGATGCACTTGCACCAAGGTTCGCGCATGATATTGCAAAGAGAATTGAAGAAGAACTGGAATACCCCGGACAGATCAAGGTTGTCGTAATGCGGGAGACCCGCGCAGTAGATTACGCGAAGTAATCTGTCGCAACGTCGGTGCCACAGAGATACCATGCGTATAAGATGATGATGATGTTAAGATTTTGATACGTTACGTATAACAAAGCAGGTGTTAGGCCTGCTTTGTTTATGTATCAGAAAGTTAAGTACTCTCTGAACCAGCCAAATTTTCTTTATATTGGTATGTTGGGACAAAATAGGTTATAATTGCTAGGGCACACCGGGAAGGACTTCGCGTCTCCTTGAAGAATTACTATATGTTTTGGAGAAAGCTCTACTATTTCACATTCGGGAAAGGATTATCAAGATGGCCGCTTCAGAAGTCATAACTGCTGAATCAAATTATCTGAATTACAGTACGGGATTACTTGTTTCTATTTTGCTGTGCTATCCGGAAGTTGTAACGATCAGCTGCAATCAGGAGCAGCAGACCATGATACTTAAATTCCTGGTCGTCAAGGAGTGCGGCTTTGAAGCGCTTCAGAATAAACTTCGGCAGGCCTTGGAATTGTTTCATCAGATTGAAGGTCGGAAAATTCAGCTTTTAAGTATTGAAAAATTTGAACAGGAACTGAACCTGATTGTGATCAGCAGAGATTTAAGCAGTATTACCCACACCGAAATCAACCTCATAGTAGAAATCATGAAAAGCGAGCTTGGCGCTAAGCTGATTACTGATGAATGCAGCCTGCCTGAAGAAGAGATCATACTGCAGGAAGAAATCATTAATCATATGATGGCAGCTGTACGTTCTAACGGAACAGAAAAAAACATTACAGCGGTACGGGAAGACGGCAGAGTACTTGTTTTCAATGGTTGAACCAAGGGGTTAGTGCAAGTAAAGGAGTACCTTATGCAGATTCTTTTTATCGGTGATATCGTCGGCAGACCGGGAAGAGAAGCGGTGGCTGCTTTTCTTCCCGAACTCCAGAAAGAGCATAAACTTGATCTGGTGATTGCCAATGCTGAAAATGCCTCAGGCGGGCGGGGACTTACCAAAGAAGTCGCCTATGAGTTATATGATTACGGAATCCACTTTTTGACGATGGGCAACCATGTCTGGGACCAAAAGGAAATTATAAAGTTTATTGATGATGAAACCAAGCTGATCCGGCCTGCCAATTACCCGAAAGGGGCACCGGGAAAAGGCTATGGTTTTGTTATTCGCAACGGAATAAAGACGGGGATTATCAATTTATCAGGCAGAATCTTCCTGCCTCCGTTGGAAAACCCTTTTACGATGGTCAATCAAATTATCAATATGATGGCTGTGGAGACCCCGGTGATCATTGTCGATTTTCATGCCGAGGCGACCTCGGAAAAAGTTGCGCTTGGCTGGTTTCTTAACGGCAAAGTAAGTGCAGTTCTTGGTACACATACCCATATCCAGACTGCGGATGCCAGGGTACTGGACCAGGGCACGGCATATATTACAGATGTTGGAATGACCGGCCCGCGTGATTCGGTCTTGGGAGTCAAAAAAGAGATCATTATTAATAATTTTCTGACGCAGATGCCGGCGAGATTTGAAGTGGCCGACGGGGTGAACCAGCTGAATGCTGTGGTGCTTCAAATAGATGAAAAAACCGGCAAAACACAGCGTATTATTCCTATCCAAAAATAGACATCCTGCACCAAATAAGGTGCAGGATTTTTCACACAGAAAATACCAAATCAGACATTTCTAAAAAGAGGATTTTTTTACTATTACGCGAATAGTATATAGCATCAAAGTGGAAATACATGTAAAAAGGATCGATTGGGAGGTATTAGATAATGGATGTGTTAAAAGTCTCAGCAAAATCAAGTCCTAATTCAGTAGCTGGAGCGTTAGCAGGAGTACTTAGGGAAAAAGGCGGAGCTGAATTGCAGGCAATTGGCGCAGGCGCATTAAACCAGGCAGTAAAGGCAGTTGCTATTGCCAGAGGTTTCGTTGCTCCGAGTGGTCTTGACCTGGTTTGTATTCCGGCTTTCACCGATATCCTGATTGAAGGAGAAGAGAGGACTGCGATCAAACTGATTGTCGAACCCAGATAAACCCAATGATTCTAAACCTGCCTGCTTGGGGGCGGGTTTTTTTAATATATCAGAAAGTATTTGTACTTTCTGATTTAGCTAAGTGCAACTAAGGCAGTCGCTAAAGGATTGGTATCAGTCAAGCTTTCCAAATAAGTAGCCTTCTGCCCGATTATCCTTTAGAATACAAATAAAGGAGCAAAATTTGACCATGAAAAATATATGGATTGCCGACGGTCATTGCGACAGCATTGGAGATTATGCTGCCGGAAAAAGAAATTTGAAAGAAACAGCAAAATTTGGACACTGGGATTTGACTAGGGCAAAACAGGCCAATCTCGGTCTGCAGTTTCTGGCTGCCTATATTGAAAGTGAATACAAACCGTTTCAGGCGGCCTGGAGGGGACTGGAATTACTCGAAGCCGCACTTAGGTTCATTGATCATAATTCCAGTGAGGTATTTTTAGTAAGAACCCAAGAAGACGCAGCCCAGTTAGGCCGGACCAATAAGCTGGGCCTGCTTATCAATATTGAGGGCGGAGAAATTCTTGGCGAAAACATTTTTATGCTTGATCTGATTTTCAGGCTCGGAGTCAGAAGCATTGGCCTTACCTGGAATGAAAGGAATGCGATCGGCAACGGCGTCGGGGAAAGCGAAGGAAGCGGCGGTTTATCTAGTTTTGGCTTTCAGGTAATCGAAAGAATGAATCAGCTTGGGATGGTAATCGACGTCTCCCACCTAAATGAGGCAGGTTTTTGGGATGTGCTGCGGCATTCTGAACGTCCGGTCATCGCTTCCCATTCCTGTGCCAAAGCGTTATGCGGCCATCGCCGGAACTTGACTGACCACCAGCTGCGTGCGCTAGGAGACAAGAAAGGTCTGGTTGGGGTCAATTTCTGTGAGGATTTCCTGAGTGATACCGGAAAAGCAACTATAGATGATGTTGTCCGGCACATTTGCCACATCGCAGAAGTAGCGGGAGTCGATGCCGTTGGCTTCGGATCGGATTTTGACGGAATTGAGACGACGCCGGAAGGGCTGGAAAATGTCGGTACATTCCCGTATCTAGTGGAAAAATTGTCTCAGTGTGGTTTTAATCAGAACGAAATAGCCAGAATATGTTATGGGAATTATGTCAGGTTTTTGAGCGATGTCTTAATGTGAAAATTCTTAGAGGTAAACATATCATGAAATACCAGACAAGATTTGAGGCCGACCTGCATTGTCATACGACTGCTTCAGACGGGATCCTTACACCGGAAGAAGTCGTTAAGTCTGCGGCAGAAGTCGGATTGAAAGCTTTGGCCATCACGGACCATGATAGCATCAATGGCTGGGCGGAGGCAGAACAGGCTGCAGCTGAGACGGGGATCTGTCTGGTTAAAGGCATAGAGATCAACACCGACTGGGTGGGCAAGGAAGTCCATATCCTCGGGTATGAGTTACAAGAGGGCAATGAGGTTCTTCATACCAGGTTGCAGGAACTGCGGGAAAAAAGAGTGCAAAGAATAAGAAAGATCCTTCAGAAGCTGGAACAGCTCGGAATCACCCTGACCTTTGAGGAAGTAAGTCAGTTTGTCAATGGGGATTCTGTCGGCCGGCCCCATGTGGCTCAGGCCATGATCAGGCATGGGGATGCCGCCAATCTGAAAGACGCTTTCGAGAGATTTTTAAAGATAGGAAGGCCGGCTTACGTTCCCAGGTATAAGCTTGACCCTGTGGAAGCTATTGCAATTATAAGAGAAGCCGGAGGCGTAGCCGTGCTTGCGCATCCGGGCAGCCAATGTACGGAACCCGAGATTGCCGCATGGGTCGACTCCGGGCTGCAGGGGATTGAAGTCTATCATCCCGACCACGGTGTGGAGGAACGAAATTACTTTAAAGCATTGGCAGAAAGAAAGAGCCTTCTGATTACAGGCGGATCTGATTTTCATGGTCATGCGATTAAGCCTGGCATAAAATTAGGCTCTTGGGGAGTTGGTATGGAGGCCATTCAACAAATTGAGCAGCTGAGGAGGAAGATGACATGAAGCTCGCAGTAAGAATGGGAAGTCTGCAAACATCCATTTTTTCACAATTGGCGTCGTTGAAAGAAGAGCTTAAACGTGAAGGCAAAGCGCTCGTTGATCTAAGTGTAGGAAGCCCTGATTTGCCTCCGTCTCTGGAGATCAGAAAAATAATTAGTGAGCAGAGCCTCGATGAAAAGGCGTATGGGTATACACTGACCAGAGGAATTCCGGAGTTCCGGGAAGCTTGCTCATTATGGTATAAAAGAAGATTTAACGTCGATATTGATCCTGCGACGGAAGTGCTTCCGGTCATGGGCTCCCAGGACGGTCTAACGCATATTTTCTGGGCGTTTATTGATAAAGGCGACGCTGCTTTCATCCCTGATCCTGGTTATCCGATTTATTCAGACGGATTGGCGCTGGTCGAAGGTGAAAAGGTTGTACTGCCGTTATTGGAAACGAACGATTTTCTGCCGGACCTCAATCGGATCCCCCCCCAGACCGCTGACCGGGCTAAACTGATGGTCCTTAACTATCCTAATAATCCAACCGCTGCTGTTGCACAGGAGACTTTCTTTAATGAAGTCGTCAGGTTTGCCTCCAAACATGAAATTGTGGTTTGTCATGATGCTGCCTATACAGAACTGGCTTTTGACGGCTACAGGCCATCAAGCTTTCTACAGGCCAAAGGAGCAAAGGACGTAGGGGTAGAGTTTCATTCCCTTTCCAAGTCGTATAATATGGCCGGAGTGAGACTTGGCTTTGTGGTAGGCAATAAAGAAGTCATCAGAGCACTGGAAACTATCAAATCCAATATTGACTATGGGAGTTTTCAGCCTGTATTGAAGGCCGGAGTTGCTGTCTTAAGCGGCGGTGATCAGACCATCCTCGCCAATCAGCAGACTTATAAAAACAGAAGGGATATCTGGGTCGACGGATGTGCCAGAGCCGGCTGGAAGATGAACAGGCCCAAAGGATCCATGTTCGTCTGGGCCCCGGTGCCCACGAAGCAGGATTCGTTATCCTTTGCGTTTGAATTGGCCAGC
This genomic stretch from Dehalobacter restrictus DSM 9455 harbors:
- a CDS encoding PHP domain-containing protein, whose amino-acid sequence is MKYQTRFEADLHCHTTASDGILTPEEVVKSAAEVGLKALAITDHDSINGWAEAEQAAAETGICLVKGIEINTDWVGKEVHILGYELQEGNEVLHTRLQELREKRVQRIRKILQKLEQLGITLTFEEVSQFVNGDSVGRPHVAQAMIRHGDAANLKDAFERFLKIGRPAYVPRYKLDPVEAIAIIREAGGVAVLAHPGSQCTEPEIAAWVDSGLQGIEVYHPDHGVEERNYFKALAERKSLLITGGSDFHGHAIKPGIKLGSWGVGMEAIQQIEQLRRKMT
- the rny gene encoding ribonuclease Y, with product MIKGGEALEISGLIAVVIVLAGLAIGSLIGWFIRKSSAEKMIGSAEIEAKRLLKNAEAEAEAKKREKIVAAKEEVMQLRNDIEKETRERRSEIQRMERRNLQKEETLERKTEALERKEENLHRRESDVEKQKLDLNELLAKQVAELERLSGLTPEEAKQLLLKSVEEEVRYESAIMIKEYETRTKEEAEKRAKDIISLAIHRCAADHVVESTVSVVALPNDEMKGRIIGREGRNIRALETLTGIDLIIDDTPEAVILSGFDPIRREVARVALEKLILDGRIHPARIEEMVEKAQKEVDQKIREEGEQATFETGVHGIHPELIRLLGRLRFRTSYGQNVLRHSIEVSHLAGLMASELGVDVQTAKRAGLLHDIGKAVDHDTEGTHVEIGVDLCKKYKESWDIIHAIEAHHGDTEPKTIVAVLVAAADAVSAARPGARRETLESYIKRLQKLEEIAETFEGVEKSYAIQAGREIRIIVNPEKIDDALAPRFAHDIAKRIEEELEYPGQIKVVVMRETRAVDYAK
- a CDS encoding TIGR00282 family metallophosphoesterase encodes the protein MQILFIGDIVGRPGREAVAAFLPELQKEHKLDLVIANAENASGGRGLTKEVAYELYDYGIHFLTMGNHVWDQKEIIKFIDDETKLIRPANYPKGAPGKGYGFVIRNGIKTGIINLSGRIFLPPLENPFTMVNQIINMMAVETPVIIVDFHAEATSEKVALGWFLNGKVSAVLGTHTHIQTADARVLDQGTAYITDVGMTGPRDSVLGVKKEIIINNFLTQMPARFEVADGVNQLNAVVLQIDEKTGKTQRIIPIQK
- a CDS encoding aminotransferase class I/II-fold pyridoxal phosphate-dependent enzyme, translating into MKLAVRMGSLQTSIFSQLASLKEELKREGKALVDLSVGSPDLPPSLEIRKIISEQSLDEKAYGYTLTRGIPEFREACSLWYKRRFNVDIDPATEVLPVMGSQDGLTHIFWAFIDKGDAAFIPDPGYPIYSDGLALVEGEKVVLPLLETNDFLPDLNRIPPQTADRAKLMVLNYPNNPTAAVAQETFFNEVVRFASKHEIVVCHDAAYTELAFDGYRPSSFLQAKGAKDVGVEFHSLSKSYNMAGVRLGFVVGNKEVIRALETIKSNIDYGSFQPVLKAGVAVLSGGDQTILANQQTYKNRRDIWVDGCARAGWKMNRPKGSMFVWAPVPTKQDSLSFAFELASEAGVLVVPGIAFGRYGEGYVRVGLVQDETKLQEAVQRVGTFLAGKD
- a CDS encoding dipeptidase; translation: MKNIWIADGHCDSIGDYAAGKRNLKETAKFGHWDLTRAKQANLGLQFLAAYIESEYKPFQAAWRGLELLEAALRFIDHNSSEVFLVRTQEDAAQLGRTNKLGLLINIEGGEILGENIFMLDLIFRLGVRSIGLTWNERNAIGNGVGESEGSGGLSSFGFQVIERMNQLGMVIDVSHLNEAGFWDVLRHSERPVIASHSCAKALCGHRRNLTDHQLRALGDKKGLVGVNFCEDFLSDTGKATIDDVVRHICHIAEVAGVDAVGFGSDFDGIETTPEGLENVGTFPYLVEKLSQCGFNQNEIARICYGNYVRFLSDVLM
- a CDS encoding regulatory protein RecX, translating into MMSRKQASSKKSVLGAALDFLSRRRLSASQLAGRLEAKGYSAEENAEALRKLEEWKYIDDRQYALSYIKSKETRFSRTRICIELQKAGLDDRMISCVMDEYFPEQQEVENCLLLGRKMFEQEYRKYQKKSLNDQNRSIPPKELYLRKKVGDKLLAKGYQLDIVKKVLGEIIIFDNL
- a CDS encoding stage V sporulation protein S, which translates into the protein MDVLKVSAKSSPNSVAGALAGVLREKGGAELQAIGAGALNQAVKAVAIARGFVAPSGLDLVCIPAFTDILIEGEERTAIKLIVEPR